Below is a genomic region from Geoglobus acetivorans.
TGATATAAGGAGCCTTATTGATAATATAATCACGATCCAGGATGAAATCGGTGCTTTGAGGGCAGCTCTGGACTCAACAACGGCACTCGGTTTTTCGATTGCAGATCCTTCCAAGTTCAGGGTGGAGCTGCTCAAGATATCAACAACGCTGGAGGTTCTCGGTCTGACAACCGTGATGACAGCGGAGGTAATCGAGAGCGGAATGATTTCCAGGTTTGGTGTGGAGAACTTCGTTACAGAGGGTACAATAGTGCTTTATTATACGAGAAGCGAGAATGTTAGAGTAAGAAGCCTTGAAATTTACAAGATGAGGGGAACGAATCACAGCCAGAAGATACACCCGTACGATATAACCTCTGGCGGTATTGTCGTTCATTCAAAGGAAGAACTGTTCTGAGAATGTGTAATTTTGTC
It encodes:
- a CDS encoding ATPase domain-containing protein — encoded protein: MLRRCPTGIPGFDELCEGGLVRDRSYLISGPSGTGKTIFAMQFLVNGAKEFNEPGIFIATEERPQNLRENFSVFGWDLEKLEDENMLAIIDATSAKIGLPTDEKYIDVRPFDIRSLIDNIITIQDEIGALRAALDSTTALGFSIADPSKFRVELLKISTTLEVLGLTTVMTAEVIESGMISRFGVENFVTEGTIVLYYTRSENVRVRSLEIYKMRGTNHSQKIHPYDITSGGIVVHSKEELF